The Sebastes umbrosus isolate fSebUmb1 chromosome 10, fSebUmb1.pri, whole genome shotgun sequence nucleotide sequence TTTTCCAAAAAAGGGGACTTACATTTGAGTTGTCAAAATCTGCTGCTTTACATAACGTTTGGACAAAAAGCAGCTGGTTAAATTGAGGGGAAAGACTTTTATACCCATTTCAGGATTACGTCACCTTGTGCATGAATGCATGAAACCAACCTGCAGAGCAGAGAGCCACagaaactaagatggtgaatatCGATCCAGAGCTGACCAGTTGAGCGAGTAGCAGGCCTAGAGGGTAGAGGAGCAGGCAGGCCCAGAAAAGCAAGTTGATCAAGGCCCAGGGTCGGCTTGGAGGGCTCACTGTGGGGCCGGGGAAACGCCCTGTTTGTGTGTAGTGCTCCTGAAAGCTATCCTGTTGACACATTAATGCAAACACAACTCAGTATCAAAGTCCTTAATAGAAGAACATGGTTAAGTTTGCTTGTCCTTTGAAAAAGCCATGTTGCTATCAATGTCTCTAGAAAAGTGTTAGGAGCCAAAATGTAACTACCAGAGGCTAAACTTCCACCTTCAACACACTCTTACCTTTTCCTGGTAGAGTTTGTGGAGCCACGCAGCACACTCTGTCTCATCTTCTGGGATCGACTCTAGAGGGATTCTCCTGCAGGGAAGAGGGGGAAGTCAGATCTCTCAGATAAACAATGAGTACAGCAAACAGGAAAATGAAATGTAGCAAAAACATTTCTTTGTACCTCACATATAAATCTGCGTCATATTTTTTCCCATTAAGAACTCCAAGCAAGGTCGGCACTTCGTTGTTTCTGAAGTTCAGCGTACAGTCATAAACAGCTGCAGCTATACGAGATAAAACACACAGCAACAGTTAACTGCAACTCATTTGATTTGCAAATCCCTCTGGCCTTTCCCTCTCAAAGACATCCACACAGTATCTGGTATTTACTGATGGCCTCATCTAAATGATGGACACTCACCAGTTCCTCTGAGGTTTTGGACAGTTACCCAGAATCCTTTGGTCCTGGGCAGAAGATGATGCTTCAGTTTGGGTAAACCTTTGCTCTCAGCCACCTGCATGCTGAGCTGGTGCTTCTTCGGTGTGAAGCGTGTTCCTTCACAGAAAAGCAAGAACTAGCCCCAAGAAGAAACATTGTTTGTTAATATCATTATTCAAAATATCTCTGTAACATCAACGTAATATATATTCCGCAGGCCAAAACGTACCCAGAAGTTTGCTGGGTAATCCCGCAGGTTCTGAAGACTCTGAGCCACCGTCCTTCGGTCCTCCTCCCACTTCCTCTTGCAGAAAACCATCTCAAGGAAGTACCACATCCAGCCGATAACAGGTACATAACTCAACTCTTTTTTGGCCAACACTTTTGagctctgggaaaaaaaaagatgaacatTTAAAGCATGTTAAGGAACTGAAGGGTAGcactgtaatgaaaaaaaaaactcaagatTTTGGGGATACTTTCTCTTACCCCAAGAACTCCGAATCGGTCACAAAAGGTCCAGCCACACAGGAAGTCAATCTCGTATCTGTGATTGAGAACCGCAATTGCAGTCTCTTTTCCATACATTTGAGAACTCTTTGGGTCTGTGTAGAGCGTGCACTCTGTCCCAGACCACCACTCCAGGAGAACTACCAACTCTGAGGATCATTAGGACGGAAAGAAAAGTCTTTGTTACGTGAATAAAATGGTAGTTTATTGGTAGTCATGTTACAAAGTTACCACTGAaaagactagggatgcaccaatccgactttttcactctcaataccgatagcgatacctgggctttgggtatcggctgataccgagtaccgatccgataccagtatttaattaataagctgtatgcctcactgtgtggaagtgactgggatcattcttttatgtgtaaggcaacaacaggcttgatttaaacattgctttcctaactttgtaaaacaaaatgtaacgaataaatatatagataacataacatcaattttgtgaattgttatttattattaaaataataaatcttgcaccaacaacttggcaaaaaatcttcaaaattaacaggagtTACAAGTTAGCTgtaaatgcagcaacaaattggtcaaaacttaaacaggaattaaaattacagtatataatgtatataggatataaacatagaattgaattgaatagatcggccccattgtcaccaatatccgatgcagctatttgagtcagtatcgggcAGATATACGATCCAGTattggtatcagtgcatccctagaaaaGACAGATTTCTTCCCTTCCAAAAACAGCACCAACAGACTTCAGCATCATCTCTGTGGcagagtaacagagtacttACGGCTGCTGACGCAGTAGCCCAGTTTGATGTTGATCCTGCGGGCCAGCTGCTTACTGACCAGCCACAGAGGTAAAGTACAGATCTGCAACAGGTTGATAATGATGCCGCTAACCAGGAACACATAGCAGATGATCAGGTGGCTCAAGAACTGGGAtttcagcagctgcaggaggcCCATTGTTCTGTAAAAGGTTGCACAATGTTAAAGCATTAATACATAACTATTGCTTCATGACACACCAGACTTTCGAGGACAAATTTCATCATTCAGCTCTGTCAGACAGAGATATCAGCTAGTGATTGCCCCAGGCTGTGACAGCAACCGTTTACACAGCAGCGCTCAGCCCACTCTGACATAAAGGTTTCCTTTGACTGAACTTTCTCGTTTCATCGGCTGAATGGAGCCTTTGAGCCGGACCGTGCATAAACGGCCAatcacaaagcaaaaaaaaattgctcCTGACAGTGACCTTTTCAGGGATGTGGGGCACTGTACCATCAACTACTCATATAGCCCAACACACAACTGTTTCAACAGAGCATTTCCTAAAAGTCAAGGCAATATCAATTTATGATGCAAGCTCTGTGTTATTGGATCAATGTGCTCTGAAAGGTCAGGCCAATCATACTAGCAGCTTACGAGGAGGTTACAGTTCCCAttgtcaaacacaaacacacacacagaagctcTATCATTATTTACCATCAAACGGTTTCTAATGGTTAAACAGAGACCTACAAGTATGCAAAGTAAGTGTCAACAAACAATCATCCAAAAGGccttacatttaaaatattcaagCAGCATTTACATGAAGGTGGTGAGatgagaagaaaataaataaactcggaaaaaagttttaaatgaataaagtgtaaaattgccaatatgtcttgtttgtttcttgtaactgatagagagttcaatcatccaatccaccaaacaactcaaaacaaaagtcaataccaacaggagaatacactgtttaccattggcagagcaaattttggcaaatttttcttgggcgctacccacataatcagctgtgctgctcatcccacaaatgcatgatccttacaagttggacatcattgtgaaggtaaataaacaggctttccaacgatgtaaaatacaatgccaattagaattgtaaaaacagagaaataatccaccaaacacaaattcccaaacttttttccccccagtttATAAACAACTGGCCccaaaagcaaacaaaatagGAGAAATATGATTTTAAGGTCATGTTATTATACTCACCTAtgacaaacaataaaaagcagacTTTAAATTCTTCTGAAACACCTGATATTTACCTTGATCAGAGAGCTGTATTCCCTCAGAGACCCCTCAACCTTTGACCTGTGATGGCAAACCAAGTCTTCAATTT carries:
- the agpat4 gene encoding 1-acyl-sn-glycerol-3-phosphate acyltransferase delta, whose product is MGLLQLLKSQFLSHLIICYVFLVSGIIINLLQICTLPLWLVSKQLARRINIKLGYCVSSQLVVLLEWWSGTECTLYTDPKSSQMYGKETAIAVLNHRYEIDFLCGWTFCDRFGVLGSSKVLAKKELSYVPVIGWMWYFLEMVFCKRKWEEDRRTVAQSLQNLRDYPANFWFLLFCEGTRFTPKKHQLSMQVAESKGLPKLKHHLLPRTKGFWVTVQNLRGTAAAVYDCTLNFRNNEVPTLLGVLNGKKYDADLYVRRIPLESIPEDETECAAWLHKLYQEKDSFQEHYTQTGRFPGPTVSPPSRPWALINLLFWACLLLYPLGLLLAQLVSSGSIFTILVSVALCSAGSLGVRWMIGQTEIDRGSNYGSKAAPLNNN